One genomic segment of Candidatus Methylacidiphilales bacterium includes these proteins:
- a CDS encoding NAD(P) transhydrogenase subunit alpha — MVSKNITIAVLAEQDPLEHRIAIVPSLLQRYLALGASIAIEQGAWRKTSISDASWQEAQIVTRDQALREADIVIGIQALPESELTQLKAGTIMISLVYPDIRPTWTKIACTQKLTVFALERMPRISRAQSMDVLSSQASCAGYVAVIKGASLLQRYLPMLTSAAGTIKPAQVLVLGVGVAGLQAIATAKRLGAQVRAFDVRPSTKEQIESLGAKAIDLGISGEGSGGYARVLTDAEQEKITTVLTEEISKADLIITCAGVPGKPAPRLITAAMITRMKQGAVIVDTMAEQGGNCELTSKGTTISQNTITICGETHLPSRLAQHASELFSKNIFAFLSPLFTKQHSINIDWNDELYTATALCHQGEITKS, encoded by the coding sequence ATGGTGAGCAAGAACATTACTATCGCAGTCTTGGCCGAACAAGATCCCTTAGAGCATCGCATTGCAATCGTTCCGTCGTTGCTACAACGCTATCTGGCCTTAGGCGCTTCTATTGCCATTGAACAAGGGGCATGGCGAAAAACCTCAATCAGTGATGCATCATGGCAAGAAGCACAAATCGTTACTCGAGATCAAGCGCTTCGCGAGGCAGATATTGTCATTGGTATTCAAGCCTTGCCAGAATCTGAATTAACTCAGCTAAAAGCGGGGACAATAATGATTAGCTTAGTCTACCCAGATATTCGCCCAACTTGGACTAAAATAGCCTGCACGCAAAAACTTACGGTGTTTGCACTTGAGCGCATGCCAAGAATTTCTCGCGCACAGAGCATGGATGTGCTTTCATCCCAGGCCTCCTGCGCTGGATATGTGGCAGTGATTAAAGGCGCAAGTTTATTGCAACGCTATCTACCAATGTTAACTTCAGCAGCTGGAACGATTAAGCCAGCCCAAGTGCTAGTATTAGGGGTAGGGGTAGCAGGTTTACAAGCAATCGCAACTGCAAAACGACTTGGAGCACAAGTACGGGCATTTGATGTGCGACCCTCAACCAAAGAACAAATTGAATCGCTGGGAGCAAAAGCAATAGACCTTGGGATTTCAGGTGAAGGAAGTGGAGGTTATGCAAGAGTGCTCACCGATGCAGAACAAGAAAAAATAACTACAGTACTTACCGAAGAGATCAGTAAGGCGGATTTGATTATTACCTGCGCTGGGGTACCAGGTAAACCTGCACCGCGCCTGATCACCGCTGCTATGATTACGCGTATGAAACAAGGTGCCGTTATTGTAGACACCATGGCTGAACAAGGTGGCAACTGTGAACTAACCAGCAAAGGTACTACTATCTCACAAAATACCATCACCATATGTGGAGAAACTCATTTACCTTCACGATTAGCGCAGCATGCCTCTGAATTATTTAGTAAAAATATTTTTGCTTTTTTAAGCCCCCTCTTCACTAAACAACATTCCATCAATATAGATTGGAACGATGAGCTTTATACTGCAACAGCACTTTGTCATCAAGGCGAAATAACAAAATCATGA
- a CDS encoding SOS response-associated peptidase family protein yields the protein MCATFEIKTTLDNIAKHFGNPLKTQDPLITPTLDLTVKGFMKTQQAPLIYLNNGEYQLVNMAFSLCPSWAKVYPFTASTYNARLERINQNGNHEYIYQVPTWKQAWKNATTCLVPMTGAIESCHYGKQKGHVVRFHQLDNEVFFVAGLYSNYTEANQTYATFTILTDTPYPYFHEQGHDRGIVVLKPSAYQDWLHNPHLTNEQRLAFVREARCDLPWNCEPIRSIKKIYPPRELELETMDVWGQKIK from the coding sequence ATGTGTGCGACTTTTGAAATAAAGACAACACTTGATAACATTGCCAAGCATTTTGGTAATCCCCTAAAGACTCAAGACCCCCTTATTACGCCAACGCTAGACCTTACGGTTAAGGGTTTTATGAAAACCCAACAAGCTCCGTTGATATATCTTAATAATGGTGAGTACCAGCTTGTCAATATGGCATTTTCATTATGTCCTAGTTGGGCAAAAGTTTACCCATTTACTGCCTCTACATATAATGCTAGGTTAGAACGGATTAATCAAAATGGTAATCATGAATATATCTATCAAGTGCCAACATGGAAACAAGCCTGGAAAAATGCCACTACCTGTTTAGTGCCAATGACTGGAGCAATCGAGTCTTGTCATTATGGTAAACAAAAAGGGCATGTTGTACGATTTCATCAATTAGATAATGAAGTGTTTTTTGTTGCAGGGTTGTATTCAAACTATACTGAAGCCAACCAAACCTATGCAACCTTTACAATCCTAACCGATACTCCGTACCCATATTTTCATGAGCAAGGCCATGATCGCGGGATAGTAGTATTAAAACCATCCGCGTATCAAGATTGGTTGCATAATCCCCATTTAACTAATGAGCAAAGATTGGCTTTTGTCAGAGAAGCACGCTGTGATTTACCCTGGAATTGCGAGCCTATTCGGTCAATTAAAAAGATTTATCCTCCCAGAGAGCTAGAATTAGAAACCATGGATGTATGGGGTCAAAAAATAAAGTAG
- a CDS encoding NAD(P) transhydrogenase subunit alpha: MILEISGFIALYLFVLSASTGYEIIARVPVILHTPLMSGSNFIHGIVLVGAMSALSNAQGTMEQTIGFIAVFLACGNAVGGYVTTDRMLEFFKTTKMRKGHDT, translated from the coding sequence ATGATTTTAGAAATTTCTGGGTTTATCGCGCTCTACCTTTTTGTACTGTCAGCAAGTACTGGATATGAAATTATTGCACGAGTTCCCGTGATTTTACATACCCCATTAATGTCGGGGAGTAACTTTATCCATGGTATTGTTCTGGTTGGAGCAATGAGTGCGTTAAGTAACGCCCAAGGAACCATGGAACAAACGATTGGATTTATTGCAGTGTTTTTAGCTTGTGGTAACGCAGTCGGTGGGTATGTAACTACCGACCGCATGCTTGAGTTTTTCAAAACTACCAAAATGAGAAAAGGCCATGATACTTAA
- the ggt gene encoding gamma-glutamyltransferase codes for MSTFNSVIKNHLKIVVLLGSALWFNQCFAEAHKKFSSMVVAAHPLASQAGMNILDRGGSAVDAAIAVQAMLTLVEPQSSGIGGGGFMLYWDAKTKKLYSYDGRETAPASVDEKLFIQSEKPLDWSKAAQGGIAVGVPGVLAMLHLAHTNFGRLAWRDLFTQSIEQANKGFAISPQLSSAIAEEALFGGLGTNKDALKYFFDSKRRALLPGHLLKNPALAQTFSLLASKGVSEFYCGSIADKIVSSVQKAKQFPGSLKREDLCNYRATIRTPVCSNYHQYHICGMGPPSSGGTTVSMILSMLEKFNLKSFEPNTFQFVHLFTQASRLAYADRNAHLADPDFVSAPLATLLSPAYLSSRSKLILTEKDMGTATTGIPRETVPDRSNPSTSHFVIVDKQGNIVSMTSSVEKGFGSTLMAGGFILNNQLTDFSFETTNSQGESIANRVQPGKRPRSSMSPTIIFDSNMQPRYALGSPGGPRIIEYVAKTIIALLDWQLDAKLAPALPHITNMNTVTELEENTPVATYRQALEQMGHTVVINKQYSGIHVIAISDSGLVGGADPRREGLVIGK; via the coding sequence ATGTCAACTTTCAATTCAGTGATAAAAAACCACCTTAAAATCGTAGTGCTTTTAGGTAGTGCACTATGGTTCAATCAATGTTTTGCTGAGGCGCATAAGAAATTTTCTTCTATGGTGGTAGCTGCCCACCCATTAGCATCACAAGCAGGGATGAATATTTTAGATCGAGGTGGTAGCGCGGTAGATGCAGCCATTGCAGTGCAGGCTATGCTCACACTGGTTGAGCCTCAATCATCAGGGATTGGTGGCGGTGGTTTTATGCTCTATTGGGATGCAAAAACAAAAAAACTTTATAGTTATGATGGTAGAGAAACTGCACCGGCTTCTGTGGATGAAAAATTATTTATTCAGAGTGAAAAACCACTTGATTGGTCAAAAGCTGCGCAAGGCGGTATCGCAGTCGGTGTGCCAGGTGTGTTAGCTATGTTACATCTCGCTCATACTAATTTTGGTAGGTTAGCGTGGCGCGATTTATTTACCCAGTCTATTGAACAAGCCAACAAAGGATTTGCTATCTCGCCTCAGTTGTCAAGTGCTATAGCGGAAGAAGCGCTGTTTGGTGGATTGGGTACTAATAAAGACGCACTAAAATATTTTTTTGACTCTAAACGAAGGGCATTGCTACCTGGCCATCTCCTAAAAAATCCTGCGTTGGCGCAAACCTTTAGCTTGCTTGCTAGCAAAGGTGTCTCTGAATTTTATTGTGGCAGCATTGCTGATAAAATTGTCTCTTCGGTTCAAAAGGCTAAACAGTTTCCTGGTTCACTCAAACGAGAGGATCTCTGCAATTACCGTGCCACTATCCGAACTCCAGTTTGCAGTAATTATCACCAGTACCATATCTGTGGAATGGGACCACCATCATCTGGTGGCACTACTGTGTCAATGATACTTTCCATGCTCGAGAAATTTAATTTAAAATCATTTGAGCCGAATACTTTTCAATTTGTACATCTTTTTACTCAAGCGAGTAGACTTGCCTATGCGGATCGCAACGCACATCTAGCCGATCCAGATTTTGTCTCAGCACCTCTTGCGACTTTATTGAGCCCTGCGTATCTCTCTTCTCGTTCAAAATTAATCTTAACTGAAAAAGATATGGGTACGGCAACCACCGGTATTCCGAGGGAGACGGTACCTGATCGCAGCAACCCATCCACTTCGCATTTTGTCATTGTTGATAAACAAGGCAACATTGTCTCTATGACTAGTAGTGTAGAAAAGGGATTCGGTTCCACCCTAATGGCTGGAGGTTTTATCTTAAATAACCAACTAACTGATTTTAGTTTTGAGACTACTAATTCCCAAGGAGAGTCTATTGCCAATCGAGTACAGCCAGGAAAGCGACCCAGGAGCTCAATGTCTCCTACTATTATTTTTGACTCAAATATGCAACCTCGCTACGCGCTTGGCTCTCCAGGTGGTCCAAGAATCATAGAATATGTTGCAAAAACTATTATTGCGTTACTGGATTGGCAATTAGATGCAAAACTTGCGCCTGCATTACCTCATATAACTAATATGAATACTGTTACTGAACTTGAAGAGAATACTCCAGTTGCCACATACCGACAAGCTCTTGAACAAATGGGGCATACGGTTGTGATTAATAAACAATATAGTGGCATTCATGTTATTGCGATTAGCGATTCTGGGCTGGTTGGAGGCGCCGACCCCCGACGAGAAGGATTAGTGATTGGCAAATGA
- a CDS encoding YdiU family protein: protein MISLQHSYRELPAPLFASTIPQYFSTPTPCLINDTLAKELGLPHDENLLSLLHGNQNSSLVIAQAYSGHQYGHYNRLGDGRAALIGEIKTSQNKILDIHLKGSGRTAFSRNGDGKATLNAMLREYLISEAMAALAIPTTRSLLVATTGENIFRDQERIGAVLARVASSHIRVGTFQLASEFGETIVRSLADYTIARHYSNCQISDNPYLCLFNQVKQKQIALIIDWLRVGFIHGVMNTDNMLLCGETVDYGPCAFMDEYHPQTVFSSIDSYGRYAFGQQPQIAKWNLSKFAETLVPLVDTNQEKAISALQIALDSFDLEFNQAWITMMSKKLGLAEATIDQTELLELITSLLTIMQEQSMDYTNTFALLTYPNTSTAKIDQNKEFNQWYKNWKNKTDSLAVVSQSQMQQNNPVYIPRNHLVEYALTQAEKGNVAAVTQLRSILTSPYQIQDINPNYQSPPTPSERIQNTYCGT, encoded by the coding sequence ATGATTTCACTACAACATAGTTATCGTGAACTTCCAGCTCCATTATTTGCCAGTACCATTCCCCAATATTTTTCTACACCTACACCCTGCCTGATTAATGACACTCTGGCAAAAGAGCTTGGGCTACCCCACGATGAAAATTTATTATCCTTGCTACATGGAAATCAAAACTCATCACTAGTCATTGCTCAGGCCTATAGCGGTCACCAATATGGACATTACAATAGGCTTGGCGATGGTAGAGCAGCGCTGATTGGTGAAATAAAAACAAGTCAAAACAAAATATTAGATATTCATCTAAAAGGTTCAGGGAGAACAGCATTTTCTAGAAATGGGGATGGAAAAGCTACTCTCAATGCTATGCTCAGAGAATATCTCATCAGTGAAGCCATGGCCGCCCTTGCCATTCCTACCACGAGAAGTTTACTTGTGGCAACCACTGGTGAAAATATTTTTCGTGATCAGGAACGCATTGGTGCAGTGCTCGCTCGTGTTGCCTCAAGTCATATACGAGTCGGTACCTTTCAGTTAGCATCAGAATTTGGTGAAACAATAGTGCGCTCATTAGCTGATTACACCATTGCTCGTCATTATTCAAATTGTCAAATCAGCGATAATCCATACTTGTGTCTCTTTAATCAGGTGAAACAAAAACAAATCGCCCTAATCATTGATTGGTTGCGAGTGGGATTTATTCATGGAGTGATGAATACCGATAATATGCTCCTCTGTGGTGAAACAGTTGATTACGGACCATGCGCATTTATGGATGAGTACCATCCACAAACGGTATTCAGTTCAATTGACAGCTATGGTAGATATGCCTTTGGACAGCAACCACAAATAGCAAAATGGAACTTAAGTAAATTTGCTGAGACACTAGTACCACTCGTAGATACTAATCAAGAAAAAGCAATCAGCGCACTTCAAATCGCACTTGATAGTTTTGATCTTGAGTTTAATCAAGCATGGATAACTATGATGAGTAAGAAATTGGGATTAGCTGAAGCCACCATTGATCAAACAGAATTATTAGAATTAATTACTAGCTTGCTAACAATTATGCAGGAACAATCTATGGATTACACCAATACCTTTGCGCTCTTAACCTATCCTAATACAAGTACAGCAAAGATAGATCAGAATAAAGAGTTTAACCAGTGGTATAAAAATTGGAAAAATAAAACCGATTCTCTAGCGGTAGTATCTCAATCACAGATGCAACAAAATAATCCAGTTTATATTCCTCGAAACCATCTCGTTGAATATGCGTTAACACAAGCGGAAAAAGGTAACGTTGCAGCAGTCACTCAATTACGAAGTATTCTTACTTCGCCTTACCAGATTCAAGATATCAATCCTAACTATCAATCTCCACCGACTCCCTCTGAGCGAATACAAAATACTTACTGCGGGACCTAA
- a CDS encoding NAD(P)(+) transhydrogenase (Re/Si-specific) subunit beta: protein MILNMPFLEFFVSCAYFISSMLFLFGLKQMASPKTASQGFSLAGIGMLLATGATILVSPHNTMLMILALTSASLIAWYSGKKVAMTAMPQMVALYNGMGGGAAAAIALLELMKHTQTSTHSAIAFAGGLIGAISFTGSIVAFAKLQGLLTRTIRLPLHHTISLLVLLLSVATAIFTMQQYSISLIFLFFISALLLGILITIPVGGADMPVIISLFNGFTGLAVGLEGLVLGNPAMIIAGTVVGASGTLLTQLMAKAMNRSILQVLFSSFGNSESTSDTLLTLRTAESEDIAVQLAYAQKVIIIPGYGLAVAQAQQKVAELTTLLRKKDITILFAIHPVAGRMPGHMNVLLAEAGIDYDLIKDMDEINPEFASCDVAIVVGANDVINPSARNDKNSPLYGMPILDVDAAKQIVVIKRGSGKGFSGVENPLFGLPNCSMLYGDAQAVLATLLANVKQVD, encoded by the coding sequence ATGATACTTAATATGCCCTTTCTTGAATTTTTTGTTTCATGTGCGTATTTCATTTCATCTATGCTATTTCTATTTGGCTTAAAACAAATGGCATCTCCTAAAACTGCCAGTCAAGGTTTTAGCCTTGCTGGAATTGGTATGCTTCTCGCCACGGGAGCCACAATATTAGTTTCACCTCACAATACCATGCTCATGATTCTTGCGCTTACCAGTGCGTCGCTTATCGCATGGTATTCTGGAAAAAAAGTTGCCATGACCGCTATGCCACAAATGGTTGCTCTCTACAACGGTATGGGTGGTGGTGCAGCAGCCGCTATTGCCTTGCTTGAACTAATGAAACATACACAAACTTCCACTCATAGTGCTATTGCATTTGCTGGAGGGTTAATTGGCGCAATCTCATTTACTGGATCCATCGTTGCGTTTGCCAAACTCCAAGGATTACTCACCCGAACCATTAGATTACCTTTGCATCACACCATTAGTTTATTGGTGTTACTCTTGAGTGTTGCTACGGCGATTTTTACCATGCAGCAGTATTCCATCTCTCTGATTTTTTTATTTTTTATTTCTGCGTTATTGCTTGGCATTCTCATAACCATTCCCGTAGGTGGTGCCGATATGCCAGTGATCATCTCACTCTTTAATGGATTCACAGGACTAGCAGTTGGATTGGAAGGATTAGTTTTAGGCAATCCAGCCATGATCATTGCTGGGACAGTAGTTGGGGCATCTGGAACATTATTAACGCAGCTTATGGCAAAGGCAATGAATAGGTCTATTCTCCAGGTATTATTTAGCTCATTTGGGAATAGCGAAAGCACCAGTGATACACTACTTACCCTGCGAACTGCAGAATCTGAAGACATTGCAGTGCAGTTAGCCTACGCTCAAAAAGTTATTATTATCCCTGGCTATGGATTAGCGGTAGCCCAAGCACAACAAAAAGTAGCCGAACTAACCACGCTATTACGAAAAAAGGATATAACGATACTGTTTGCAATTCACCCAGTTGCTGGTCGGATGCCGGGGCACATGAATGTGTTGTTAGCTGAAGCAGGAATTGACTATGATTTAATCAAAGATATGGATGAAATTAACCCAGAATTTGCTTCCTGTGATGTCGCCATCGTTGTGGGGGCTAACGATGTAATTAATCCAAGCGCGAGAAATGATAAAAACTCCCCGCTCTATGGAATGCCGATATTAGATGTAGATGCAGCAAAACAGATTGTAGTGATTAAACGCGGAAGTGGAAAAGGTTTTTCTGGAGTAGAAAACCCTCTCTTTGGGTTACCTAATTGCTCAATGCTGTATGGTGACGCGCAAGCAGTGCTTGCTACTTTGCTTGCCAATGTAAAGCAAGTTGATTAA